From the genome of Bosea sp. Tri-49, one region includes:
- the phnX gene encoding phosphonoacetaldehyde hydrolase, with the protein MSAQSLLPFHAVKAVVLDWAGTVVDFGSRAPMGAFVEVFARFGVTITIPQARGPMGLPKRAHIAALMAVPAIAQAWRTAHGEAPGEAAIDAVYEQFVPLNAAVVTDYADLIPGAADNIANLRRRGLKIGSTTGYTREIMERLLPVAAAQGYEPDNLVCAGDLAEGRPSPLMMYRCFADLGVYPPSSVIKVDDTEPGIAEGAAAGTWTVGLAVSGNCVGLSLAEWNELPLLEQQKLRGEAAARLRAAGADYVIDSIAELVGVVEAIEATLAARQGVKQSA; encoded by the coding sequence ATGAGCGCGCAGTCCTTGCTTCCCTTCCACGCCGTCAAGGCTGTGGTGCTCGACTGGGCCGGCACCGTCGTCGACTTCGGCTCGCGCGCCCCGATGGGCGCCTTCGTCGAGGTCTTCGCCCGCTTCGGCGTCACGATCACGATTCCCCAGGCGCGCGGCCCGATGGGCCTGCCGAAGCGCGCCCATATCGCAGCGCTGATGGCCGTGCCGGCGATCGCGCAGGCCTGGCGTACCGCCCATGGCGAGGCACCGGGTGAGGCCGCGATCGATGCGGTCTACGAACAATTCGTGCCGCTGAACGCCGCGGTCGTCACCGACTATGCCGACCTCATTCCCGGCGCGGCCGACAACATCGCCAATTTGCGCCGACGCGGGCTGAAGATCGGCTCGACCACCGGCTATACCCGCGAGATCATGGAGCGGCTGCTGCCGGTCGCGGCGGCGCAGGGTTATGAGCCCGACAACCTCGTCTGCGCCGGCGATCTCGCCGAGGGCCGCCCGAGCCCGCTGATGATGTATCGCTGCTTCGCCGATCTCGGCGTCTATCCGCCCTCCAGCGTGATCAAGGTCGACGACACCGAGCCCGGCATCGCCGAAGGCGCCGCTGCCGGCACCTGGACGGTCGGCCTGGCCGTCTCCGGCAATTGCGTCGGTCTCTCTTTGGCCGAGTGGAACGAATTGCCCCTGCTTGAGCAGCAGAAGCTGCGCGGCGAGGCGGCGGCGCGCCTGCGTGCAGCCGGCGCCGACTATGTCATCGACAGCATCGCCGAGCTCGTCGGCGTGGTCGAGGCGATCGAGGCGACGCTGGCGGCCCGGCAGGGCGTAAAGCAGTCCGCCTGA
- a CDS encoding ABC transporter permease, with protein sequence MLTHIAERILQALVVMLVMSALVFIGVYAIGNPIDVLIGPDVSQDIRLETIARYGLDRPLWEQYFTFLGRVLHGDFGRSFVFGMPVLQLILSRLPATLELTLAAVLSAALIGIPAGIYAGYRPESVLSKAIMALSILGFSVPTFWIGLVLIMTFAVELQWLPAGGRGETASLFGVEWSFLTLNGLSHLFLPALNLAFFKLALMTRLARAGTREIMLTDTVKFARAAGISEGVILRRHVLRLISIPLVTVFGLEFASTLAFAVVTETIFSWPGIGKLIIDSIQSLDRPVMVAYLMLVAFVFIMINFLVDLTYFALDPRLRKGRA encoded by the coding sequence ATGCTGACCCACATCGCCGAACGCATCCTGCAAGCCCTCGTCGTCATGCTGGTCATGTCGGCGCTGGTCTTCATCGGCGTTTATGCGATCGGCAACCCGATCGACGTGCTGATCGGCCCCGATGTCAGCCAGGACATCAGGCTCGAAACCATTGCCCGCTACGGGCTCGATAGACCGCTCTGGGAGCAGTATTTCACCTTCCTCGGCCGCGTCCTGCACGGCGATTTCGGCCGCTCCTTCGTCTTCGGGATGCCGGTGCTCCAGCTCATCCTGTCGCGCCTGCCGGCGACGCTGGAACTGACCCTCGCGGCCGTGCTGAGCGCGGCGCTGATCGGCATTCCCGCTGGCATCTATGCCGGCTACCGGCCGGAGAGCGTCCTCTCCAAGGCAATCATGGCGCTCTCGATCCTCGGCTTCTCGGTGCCGACCTTCTGGATCGGCCTCGTCCTGATCATGACCTTCGCCGTCGAGCTGCAATGGCTTCCGGCGGGCGGGCGCGGCGAGACCGCTTCGCTTTTCGGCGTCGAATGGAGCTTCCTGACGCTCAACGGGCTCTCGCACCTCTTTCTGCCGGCGCTGAACCTCGCCTTCTTCAAGCTCGCTCTGATGACGCGCCTGGCGCGGGCCGGCACGCGCGAGATCATGCTGACCGACACGGTGAAATTCGCCCGCGCCGCAGGGATCTCGGAAGGCGTCATCCTGCGCCGGCATGTGCTGCGCCTGATCTCGATCCCGCTCGTTACCGTCTTCGGGCTCGAATTCGCCTCGACGCTCGCCTTCGCGGTGGTGACCGAGACGATCTTCTCCTGGCCTGGCATCGGCAAGCTGATCATCGACTCGATCCAGTCGCTCGACCGGCCAGTGATGGTCGCCTATCTGATGCTGGTCGCCTTCGTCTTCATCATGATCAACTTCCTGGTCGACCTGACCTATTTCGCGCTCGACCCGCGCTTGCGGAAGGGACGGGCATGA
- a CDS encoding isoaspartyl peptidase/L-asparaginase family protein, which yields MMTIALAIHGGCGTLPKAEMSDAEWAEAKAHLAKSLRAGWAILTKGGGAVDAVEAAVLVMEDSVHFNAGHGAAFNADGEHELDASIMDGSTLAAGALCAVKRIRNPVSAAKALMHRGDPLLLTGPAGDAFAQAEGLDIVENEYFSTERRRKNLASMKIRELVGTADEASEAEKHGTVGAVALDANGHLAAATSTGGYTNKPPGRVGDSPIIGAGTYARDGRCAVSGTGKGEFFIRYCIGHEIASLIGYAGLSLKEAADRAIAELTTHRIGAGLVAVGVDGAIVAPYNSEGMYRGWVTPDGLVHVATHADIEVMGQA from the coding sequence ATCATGACCATCGCCCTCGCCATCCACGGCGGCTGCGGCACCTTGCCCAAGGCCGAGATGTCCGACGCCGAATGGGCCGAGGCCAAGGCCCATCTTGCCAAGTCGCTGCGGGCCGGCTGGGCGATCCTGACCAAGGGCGGCGGCGCGGTCGACGCGGTCGAGGCCGCCGTGCTGGTGATGGAGGATTCGGTCCATTTCAACGCCGGCCATGGCGCTGCCTTCAATGCCGATGGCGAGCATGAGCTCGATGCCTCGATCATGGACGGCTCGACGCTGGCCGCCGGCGCGCTCTGCGCGGTCAAGCGCATCCGCAATCCGGTCAGCGCCGCCAAGGCGCTGATGCACCGCGGCGACCCGCTGCTGCTGACCGGTCCGGCCGGCGACGCCTTCGCCCAGGCCGAGGGGCTCGACATCGTCGAGAACGAGTATTTCTCGACCGAAAGGCGACGCAAGAACCTCGCCTCGATGAAGATCCGCGAGCTCGTCGGTACGGCCGACGAGGCGAGCGAGGCCGAGAAGCACGGTACCGTCGGTGCCGTCGCGCTCGACGCCAACGGCCATCTCGCCGCCGCGACCTCGACCGGCGGCTACACCAACAAGCCGCCAGGGCGCGTCGGCGATTCCCCGATCATCGGCGCCGGCACCTATGCCCGCGACGGGCGCTGCGCCGTATCGGGCACCGGCAAGGGCGAGTTCTTCATCCGCTATTGCATCGGCCACGAGATCGCGTCGCTGATCGGCTATGCCGGCCTCTCCCTGAAGGAGGCGGCCGATCGCGCCATCGCCGAGTTGACGACGCATAGGATCGGGGCGGGCCTCGTCGCCGTTGGCGTCGATGGTGCGATCGTCGCGCCTTATAATTCCGAGGGCATGTATCGTGGCTGGGTGACGCCGGACGGGCTCGTTCATGTCGCGACCCATGCCGATATCGAGGTGATGGGGCAGGCATGA
- a CDS encoding TIGR03364 family FAD-dependent oxidoreductase has translation MERSFDLAIVGAGIVGLAHALAAARRGLKVVVIDRDAQANGASIRNFGFITVTGQQAGETWRRAKRSRDVWAEIAPKAGIAIAHPGLCTTSRRPEATAVLEAFLKTEMGEGCELVTGSALGERFPFLAGQEVALWSPHDLRVESREAIPLLAAHLERDWGVTILRRTTVHGVALPVIETSAGTFRADAAIICPGDDFTGLYADELKAAYPELTRCKLQMLRVRTAATGPDLPCAVMSDLSLVRYLGYAELPEATALRARLEREQPEQLANGIHLITVASADGTRVVGDSHHYAATPDPFGDTDVDELILDEYEAVFGARPPVEARWLGTYASLPDRPMLRETVSDRVSLVIVTSGTGASTSFAIGEETIAEMFG, from the coding sequence TTGGAGCGCAGTTTCGATCTCGCCATCGTCGGCGCCGGCATTGTCGGCCTTGCCCATGCGCTCGCGGCGGCGCGGCGCGGGCTGAAGGTCGTGGTGATCGACCGCGACGCGCAGGCGAACGGCGCCTCGATCCGCAATTTCGGCTTCATCACCGTGACCGGCCAGCAGGCCGGCGAGACCTGGCGGCGGGCGAAGCGCTCGCGCGATGTCTGGGCCGAGATCGCGCCCAAGGCTGGCATCGCTATCGCCCATCCCGGACTGTGCACGACTTCGCGCCGGCCAGAAGCGACGGCAGTGCTCGAAGCCTTCCTGAAGACCGAGATGGGCGAGGGTTGCGAACTCGTTACCGGCTCTGCGCTCGGCGAGCGCTTCCCCTTCCTCGCCGGCCAGGAGGTGGCGCTGTGGAGTCCGCATGATCTGCGCGTCGAATCGCGCGAGGCGATCCCGCTGCTCGCCGCCCATCTCGAACGCGACTGGGGTGTCACGATCCTGCGCCGGACCACAGTTCACGGCGTCGCGCTGCCGGTGATCGAGACCTCGGCCGGCACCTTTCGGGCCGATGCCGCGATCATCTGCCCTGGCGACGATTTCACCGGCCTCTATGCCGACGAGCTCAAGGCCGCCTATCCCGAGCTGACACGCTGCAAGCTGCAGATGCTGCGGGTCCGGACCGCGGCCACCGGCCCCGATTTGCCTTGCGCCGTGATGTCGGACCTCTCGCTGGTGCGCTATCTCGGTTATGCCGAATTGCCGGAGGCCACAGCGTTGCGCGCCCGGCTTGAGCGCGAGCAGCCCGAGCAGCTCGCCAACGGCATCCACCTGATCACCGTCGCCTCGGCCGACGGCACGCGCGTCGTTGGCGATTCCCATCACTATGCCGCGACGCCGGACCCGTTCGGCGACACCGACGTCGACGAACTGATCCTCGACGAGTACGAGGCGGTGTTCGGCGCGCGCCCGCCGGTCGAGGCGCGCTGGCTCGGCACCTATGCCAGCCTGCCCGACCGGCCGATGCTGCGCGAAACGGTCTCCGATCGCGTCAGCCTCGTCATCGTCACCTCGGGGACGGGAGCGTCCACCTCCTTCGCCATCGGCGAGGAGACCATTGCGGAGATGTTCGGATGA
- a CDS encoding ABC transporter permease, producing MMRTETPIARFWSEFRESRVAVAALVVVVLMIGVALLAPLIAPQNPYDLANLVLSDARRPPGYVGSSGYTHWLGTDAQGRDLLSAILYGLRISLQMGLVAGAIAFAIGVTLGISAAYVGGRREAFIMRVIDLQLAFPAILLALVISALLGQGKAQLIAALVAAQYAYFARTAHGAASAERGKDYVEAALSTPLPARQVIWRHILPNCLPPLIVVATVQVASAIALEATLSFLGVGLPVTEPSLGSLIANGFQYMLSGRYWISIYPGLALILLIVAINLVGDQIRDQVNPRLKR from the coding sequence ATGATGCGGACGGAAACGCCGATCGCCCGCTTCTGGAGCGAGTTCCGCGAGAGCCGGGTTGCGGTCGCGGCGCTTGTCGTCGTCGTCCTGATGATCGGCGTTGCCCTGCTCGCCCCGCTGATCGCGCCGCAGAATCCTTACGACCTCGCCAATCTCGTCCTGTCCGATGCCCGCCGCCCGCCGGGCTATGTCGGCTCCAGCGGCTACACCCATTGGCTCGGTACCGACGCGCAGGGGCGTGACCTCCTCTCCGCCATTCTCTACGGCCTGCGCATCTCCCTGCAGATGGGGCTGGTCGCCGGCGCTATCGCCTTCGCCATCGGTGTCACGCTCGGCATTTCCGCCGCCTATGTCGGCGGGCGGCGTGAGGCCTTCATCATGCGCGTCATCGACCTGCAGCTCGCCTTCCCGGCGATCCTGCTCGCTTTGGTGATCTCGGCCCTGCTCGGCCAGGGCAAGGCGCAGCTGATCGCCGCGCTGGTCGCGGCGCAATACGCCTATTTCGCCCGCACCGCCCATGGCGCGGCCTCGGCCGAGCGCGGCAAGGACTATGTCGAGGCAGCGCTCTCGACGCCGCTGCCGGCGCGGCAGGTGATCTGGCGCCATATCCTGCCGAACTGCCTGCCACCCCTGATCGTGGTCGCGACCGTGCAGGTTGCCAGCGCCATCGCGCTCGAGGCGACGCTCTCCTTCCTCGGCGTCGGCCTGCCGGTGACCGAGCCCTCGCTGGGATCGCTGATCGCCAACGGCTTCCAGTACATGCTGTCGGGCCGCTACTGGATCTCGATCTATCCGGGCCTCGCTTTGATCCTGCTGATCGTCGCGATCAACCTGGTCGGCGACCAGATCCGCGACCAGGTCAATCCGAGGCTGAAGCGATGA
- a CDS encoding ABC transporter substrate-binding protein: MTKPLSHRSPLWRTAALAALIGLPLSGAALAQTLTIGVRAGPESIDPHFTATGTHAEALKHVFDTLTWSGDKLQIEPRLATSWKAIEPSVWEFKLRPGVKFHDGSDFTAEDVKFSIERIPVVAGPNPTTIYVRRVKEVKIVDPLTVHIVTDGPAPNLPNDFIRLFIVSHKAAAGLTKDNANDAFNTGKAAIGTGPYKFVSWTPKDQLVLERFDGYWGEKEPWQRVLRKELPNDAARVAQLKAGQVDIIVRAPASDVPTLKRDTKLSVTTIDTVYVFNMELDMRDKSPQVSAKDGSPLPKNPLQDVKVREAIDLAIDRPALVEIAMEGLGSAVSQLVTPDIAGYNKSLPPLKPDLAKAKKLMEEAGYPNGFKVSFSFTNDRLPGDRQVGTSIAQMLARIGIDVNANAQPGAVFFPARLRGEFSLSMSGWGTLTGEANYTLSSVVHSNDPAKKLGAFNVLGYKNADLDKLIEDAAIEMDEAKRNDLLAQANAIVAKDRPRLPILAVGSAWAMQKAKVTIRPRVDEDTLAMDIKPAK, from the coding sequence ATGACCAAGCCCTTGTCGCACCGGTCCCCGCTCTGGCGGACCGCCGCACTCGCCGCCCTGATCGGACTGCCGCTCTCCGGCGCCGCCCTGGCGCAGACCCTGACGATCGGCGTCCGCGCCGGACCTGAATCGATCGACCCGCATTTCACCGCGACCGGCACCCATGCCGAGGCGCTGAAGCATGTCTTCGACACCCTGACCTGGTCGGGCGACAAGCTGCAGATCGAGCCGCGCCTCGCCACGAGCTGGAAGGCGATCGAGCCGAGCGTCTGGGAGTTCAAGCTGCGCCCCGGCGTCAAGTTCCATGACGGCTCCGACTTCACCGCCGAGGACGTCAAGTTCTCGATCGAGCGCATCCCTGTCGTCGCCGGCCCCAACCCAACGACGATCTATGTCCGGCGCGTCAAGGAGGTGAAGATCGTCGATCCGCTCACCGTCCACATCGTCACCGACGGACCGGCGCCGAACCTGCCCAATGATTTCATCCGCCTGTTCATCGTCTCGCACAAGGCGGCGGCCGGGCTGACCAAGGACAATGCCAACGACGCCTTCAACACCGGCAAGGCGGCGATCGGCACCGGCCCCTACAAGTTCGTGTCGTGGACGCCAAAGGACCAGCTCGTGCTCGAGCGCTTCGACGGCTACTGGGGCGAGAAGGAGCCGTGGCAGCGCGTACTGCGCAAGGAATTGCCGAACGACGCCGCCCGTGTCGCCCAGCTCAAGGCCGGCCAGGTCGACATCATCGTGCGTGCCCCGGCCTCGGACGTGCCGACGCTGAAGCGCGACACCAAGCTCTCGGTCACCACCATCGACACGGTCTATGTCTTCAACATGGAGCTCGACATGCGGGACAAGTCCCCGCAGGTCAGCGCCAAGGACGGCTCGCCGCTGCCGAAGAATCCGCTGCAGGACGTCAAGGTGCGCGAGGCGATCGACCTCGCCATCGACCGGCCGGCGCTGGTGGAGATCGCGATGGAAGGGCTCGGCTCGGCCGTCAGCCAGCTGGTGACACCCGATATCGCCGGCTACAACAAGAGCCTGCCGCCGCTGAAGCCCGATCTCGCCAAGGCGAAGAAGCTGATGGAAGAGGCCGGCTATCCCAATGGCTTCAAGGTCTCCTTCTCCTTTACCAACGATCGCCTGCCGGGCGACCGCCAGGTCGGCACCTCGATCGCGCAGATGCTGGCGCGCATCGGGATCGACGTGAATGCCAACGCCCAGCCGGGCGCTGTCTTCTTCCCGGCGCGCCTGCGCGGCGAGTTCTCGCTGTCGATGTCGGGCTGGGGCACGCTGACCGGCGAGGCGAACTACACGCTTTCCTCGGTGGTGCATTCGAACGATCCGGCCAAGAAGCTCGGCGCCTTCAACGTGCTCGGCTACAAGAACGCCGATCTCGACAAGTTGATCGAGGACGCCGCGATCGAGATGGACGAGGCCAAGCGCAACGACCTCCTGGCGCAGGCCAATGCCATTGTCGCCAAGGACCGGCCGCGGCTGCCGATCCTCGCCGTCGGCTCGGCCTGGGCGATGCAGAAGGCCAAGGTGACGATCCGTCCGCGCGTCGACGAGGACACGCTGGCGATGGACATCAAGCCGGCGAAGTGA
- a CDS encoding ketopantoate reductase family protein: MSSEPILIWGAGAIGGTLGAYWARAGVPVLMVDIVPEHVEACRTSGLSITGPVEEFRQVVPAVTPDELTGSYSRIVLAVKAGATEAALAALKPHLTADGFVLSAQNGLNEIVIAKAVGEQRTMGCFVNFGADWHGPGEILYGNRGAVVVGELDGVETPRVREMHRLLALFEPDAILTDNIYGYLWGKLAYGAMLFGTALTNDSMSANFADPERLPVWLALGREVGAVAAARGVKSLGFGSFDPLVFAPGAPEGPQVDTIAWLADYTSKTAKTHSGIWRDLAVRKRKTEGQPQIGIISTLGREVGVATPALELLVALIRDIEDGRRPMSSDTLKVLIEQCRSASTTA, from the coding sequence ATGAGCAGCGAACCCATCCTGATCTGGGGCGCCGGCGCGATCGGCGGCACGCTCGGCGCCTATTGGGCAAGGGCTGGCGTGCCGGTACTGATGGTCGACATCGTGCCCGAGCATGTCGAGGCCTGCCGGACATCGGGGCTCTCGATCACCGGCCCGGTCGAGGAGTTCCGCCAGGTCGTTCCGGCGGTGACGCCGGACGAACTGACCGGCAGCTATTCGCGCATCGTGCTGGCGGTGAAGGCCGGCGCGACGGAAGCCGCACTCGCTGCCCTGAAGCCGCATCTCACCGCCGATGGCTTCGTGCTCTCAGCCCAGAACGGGCTCAACGAGATCGTCATCGCCAAGGCTGTCGGCGAGCAGCGGACCATGGGCTGCTTCGTCAATTTCGGCGCCGACTGGCACGGGCCGGGCGAGATCCTCTACGGCAATCGCGGTGCCGTGGTCGTCGGCGAGCTCGATGGTGTCGAGACCCCGCGCGTGCGCGAGATGCACCGGCTGCTCGCATTGTTCGAGCCGGATGCCATCCTGACCGACAACATCTACGGCTATCTCTGGGGCAAGCTCGCGTACGGCGCGATGCTGTTCGGGACAGCCCTGACCAATGACTCGATGTCGGCAAATTTCGCCGATCCGGAGCGCTTGCCGGTCTGGCTCGCGCTCGGGCGCGAGGTCGGTGCGGTCGCGGCGGCACGCGGGGTGAAATCACTCGGCTTCGGCAGTTTTGATCCGTTGGTCTTCGCGCCGGGCGCACCCGAAGGACCACAGGTCGACACCATCGCTTGGCTCGCCGACTACACCTCCAAGACGGCCAAGACTCATTCCGGCATCTGGCGTGATCTTGCCGTGCGCAAGCGCAAGACGGAAGGCCAGCCGCAGATCGGCATCATCTCGACGCTCGGCCGCGAGGTCGGTGTCGCCACGCCGGCATTGGAGCTGCTGGTCGCCCTGATCCGCGACATCGAGGACGGACGCCGCCCGATGTCATCAGACACGCTGAAGGTATTGATCGAGCAATGCAGATCCGCTTCGACAACCGCGTAG
- a CDS encoding SDR family NAD(P)-dependent oxidoreductase, which yields MQIRFDNRVALVTGAAQGIGRAIAAALAETGARVHLADLDADGVANSAKALGASAHVVDLGSPEATRELVDAILAAEGRLDLLVNAAGGVRGQVGRPIEEISESDWRAVFAANVDAAFFLSQAAAPAMKQAGYGRIVNISSGAGLRPSLTGIQAYASAKHALVGLTRQLAWEFGPHGITVNSVAPGFVRSNPATERQWESYGPDGQKRLIEGIHTRKLGTPEDIAHASLFFLSEQAGWITGQILSVDGGRS from the coding sequence ATGCAGATCCGCTTCGACAACCGCGTAGCCCTCGTCACCGGCGCCGCGCAGGGGATCGGCCGCGCCATCGCCGCAGCACTGGCCGAGACCGGCGCCCGCGTCCATCTCGCCGATCTCGATGCAGACGGCGTCGCCAACAGCGCAAAGGCGCTCGGCGCGAGCGCCCATGTCGTCGATCTCGGCAGCCCGGAGGCGACGCGGGAGCTGGTCGACGCGATCCTCGCCGCCGAGGGCCGGCTCGATCTCCTGGTCAATGCCGCCGGCGGTGTGCGCGGACAGGTCGGCCGGCCGATCGAGGAGATCTCCGAGAGCGACTGGCGCGCCGTCTTCGCCGCCAATGTCGATGCCGCCTTCTTCCTGTCGCAGGCGGCCGCCCCGGCGATGAAGCAGGCCGGCTACGGGCGCATCGTCAATATCTCCTCGGGCGCCGGCCTGCGGCCGAGCCTGACCGGCATCCAGGCCTATGCCAGCGCCAAACACGCTTTGGTCGGCTTGACCAGGCAGCTCGCCTGGGAGTTCGGCCCGCATGGCATCACCGTGAATTCGGTCGCGCCCGGCTTCGTTCGCTCCAATCCGGCGACCGAGCGGCAATGGGAATCCTATGGGCCGGACGGCCAGAAGCGGCTGATCGAGGGCATCCATACCCGAAAGCTCGGTACGCCCGAGGACATCGCCCATGCCAGCCTGTTCTTCCTCTCCGAGCAGGCAGGCTGGATCACAGGCCAGATCCTTTCGGTCGACGGTGGTCGCTCCTGA
- a CDS encoding creatininase family protein — MLVARMNWMQIEEQAKRDDRCVLPLGCVEQHAYLSLATDAILSERVAAEAAEPLGIPVFPVQAYGMTPGFTAYPGTISLRMTTYIALIEDLLEGVYRSGFRRIVLVNGHGGNSPVMTAVIEWMGKRPDASVKMHNWWAGPRFQAAVKAVDPAASHASWMENFPWTRLEGVTLPDAAKPPFNAALYHAANPQRKREILGDGNFHGRYQRPDEEMLALWAVGVEETRAAMVETWP, encoded by the coding sequence GTGCTCGTCGCCCGGATGAACTGGATGCAGATCGAAGAGCAGGCGAAGCGCGACGATCGCTGCGTGCTGCCGCTCGGCTGCGTCGAGCAGCATGCCTATCTGAGCCTCGCCACCGACGCGATTCTGTCCGAGCGCGTCGCCGCCGAGGCGGCCGAGCCGCTCGGCATTCCGGTCTTCCCGGTGCAGGCCTATGGCATGACGCCGGGCTTCACCGCCTATCCTGGCACGATCTCGCTCAGGATGACCACTTATATCGCCTTGATCGAGGATCTGCTCGAAGGCGTCTACCGCTCCGGTTTCCGCCGCATCGTCCTGGTCAACGGCCATGGTGGCAATTCACCGGTGATGACGGCGGTGATCGAGTGGATGGGCAAGCGTCCCGACGCCAGCGTCAAGATGCACAATTGGTGGGCCGGCCCGCGCTTCCAGGCGGCGGTGAAGGCGGTCGATCCGGCCGCCTCGCATGCCTCCTGGATGGAGAACTTCCCCTGGACTCGCCTCGAGGGCGTGACCCTGCCGGATGCGGCAAAACCGCCCTTCAACGCTGCGCTTTATCACGCTGCCAATCCGCAGCGGAAACGCGAGATCCTCGGCGACGGCAATTTCCACGGCCGCTATCAGCGTCCGGACGAGGAGATGCTGGCGCTCTGGGCGGTCGGGGTCGAGGAGACGCGCGCCGCCATGGTCGAGACCTGGCCGTGA
- a CDS encoding MarR family winged helix-turn-helix transcriptional regulator: MARAPTSLSKLDRDREAALRELDPLTVTKLWDNPCWLSFRLNFIAFRFNDPVYRWIETRYGLVRPEFVALYAVGLRGGVAAKNIVSSSGLPKNTLSRAIQKLLQRRLLKRETDPDDLRSYVLALTPAGRAIFDETMPMMVDQQTAMLSALTEAEQKQLCELMDKMVIASPTWPADLEPEGTSI, translated from the coding sequence ATGGCACGCGCCCCGACTTCCTTGTCCAAACTCGATCGCGACCGGGAGGCGGCGCTGCGCGAGCTCGATCCGCTGACTGTCACCAAGCTCTGGGACAACCCCTGTTGGCTGTCCTTCCGGCTCAATTTCATCGCCTTCCGCTTCAACGACCCGGTCTATCGCTGGATCGAGACGCGCTACGGCCTAGTGCGGCCGGAATTCGTTGCGCTTTACGCCGTCGGGCTCAGGGGCGGCGTCGCGGCCAAGAACATCGTCTCCTCCTCCGGCCTGCCGAAGAACACGCTCTCGCGCGCAATCCAGAAGCTGCTGCAGCGGCGGCTGCTCAAGCGCGAGACCGATCCGGACGATCTGCGCAGCTATGTGCTGGCGCTGACCCCGGCCGGACGCGCCATCTTCGACGAGACCATGCCGATGATGGTGGACCAGCAGACCGCGATGCTCTCCGCACTCACCGAGGCCGAGCAGAAGCAGCTCTGCGAGCTGATGGACAAGATGGTGATCGCCTCCCCGACCTGGCCTGCCGATCTCGAACCCGAAGGGACCTCAATATGA